A window of Chryseobacterium aquaeductus genomic DNA:
ATATTAATAGCGATTACTTCGAGATTGTGTTTTTCACGAGTAGACTTTAACAGTTTCCAATCTCCCATTTTTCTGATTTTTGATTTCATTTTTTTCATTTTTTATATTCCGGATTTATAGACCTGATGGAAGTAATTATTTTGCAGACTTGGGGACATTTTAGCAAAGATCAAATCTTTGTATGATGATTCACAGCAGAATGTAAGACTGTCTAAAGAGTATATGAAAATGTTTTCGATTGCATTCTTCAATGCCTGATCGCCTTTGTTATAAAGCTGATTCATCTTGGTAATCGACTTCATCAGAATTTTCTTATCATGATTTGTAATCAGTTTTTTGATTTTATTGGCTCTCCAATTGATTTAAGATCTATTATTTTAAAAGCATTTTTACGCTAAATACTGATTAACAATTGATTATAATTTAAATCTTTAATGAGTAACTTTCCAAATTAATTGATTTAAAATAAAAATCTTGAATAGATGTTGACCATTTGCTGATTCTTTTATTTTGGAAACACACGTTTAATCATTAACTTTACGTTTCACCGAATAAATCTTGATACTATGAAAAAAATGCTTCTTTTTCTTTTACTGACTTTTGTTTTGACAGCCTGTGGTGACGAGTGCTACAATGCTCCTCAGCCGGTTATTTTTACATTTGTAGATGCTAACGACAACAACCTCATCAGCAATGGAACTCTGGAGCCCTTTTCAATACAAGACGAAAATAAAGTCGGGGTGCAACTGACAAAAACTGACGACGGAAGCGTTATCTTAGAAGATGTAGGCGCATATAACGGTACAAAAAATTACACTTTTTACTCTGCGCTTAAAGTTTTTGATTTCTCAATACAATCATCAGAATTTAAAGGAGGCTGTGATGGTTACCAGATTAATAAATTAACATTCAAAGGGATAGGAATTGATGTAAAAGATGAAAACGGATACTATAAAATTATCCTGAAATAGAATAGTGAAATGGTATCGATCTTAGTATAAAAAATGAAATTATATTTTCATTATCCCTCCTGTACTATTAATAAAAATAGTGAAGATTTCATTCATTCTCAACTTTGCTTTTAATGTAGAATCATTATATTTTAAGATAATTACACGAAGACTTTAGCCTGATGAAGAGCATAACTTATAAAATATTTTAGAGATCACAAAGGACTTTTAAATATAAGTTGAAAATTCTCGCACTTCCTGAATTATTTAACAAAGTTACCGACAACAGATTACTTTCCGATACAAAACTTAGAAAAAATATTCCCTAACACCTCATCATTAGTGACTTCACCAGAGATTTCGCCAAGATGCTCCAAA
This region includes:
- a CDS encoding DUF7674 family protein, whose amino-acid sequence is MNWRANKIKKLITNHDKKILMKSITKMNQLYNKGDQALKNAIENIFIYSLDSLTFCCESSYKDLIFAKMSPSLQNNYFHQVYKSGI